The following are encoded in a window of Brettanomyces bruxellensis chromosome 9, complete sequence genomic DNA:
- a CDS encoding uncharacterized protein (BUSCO:EOG09260FPA) produces MPSVNNSAYSLRDDQDKFNREHALPVKKVRVNTDDNVIIESSLDRNDMESLGSDLDQEANNNDISGDISSGEVTGNVVNNDTINDKQEQAPGEEEENTGSKKEKPHIIRQLSAKRKRSQTLPSNVISEKRNIAFLHSNSFQTLDEGELDGQAETDNILSDDGSEEAESSRSPSWVLTEMLHRIGDKDYPDKLLVKSSNELVTLLGKHKHLRQDLVLQTLVNKLQNLLLKENQLVVASGYRLLRSVIHGHGSFRFFRCLNLQFFIVYSLAKDVKNTVERLEALKLVRQFIDTEGGTELLDLGTVNAIVAVAETPEDPLRNLALETICEISVLYPEIAYKGQGIRLLVQAVVEGSSSITPLCITALLKLLELPSSRKFVLEEQFIQKLISPFMSIVRVKIERLQLLAYAITCTLKTWPGIIAFSKDNFSSLRQLVDCLTVDAPAIKVIILHIFFDIFRIRHFPWIAMDGGYLTSNSSVMRLPRTIMIAHPKATYISKDLYEKDVPLVSHFTSLLIYLSFRCGLWDRLTEQFNETKDLKLSKKIVFLMSEMTYLQMNLIPKELEFSVSPSFRLNELLEASIRKYHRRGNIPSSFRQKTLSRLRSEVVPTSAVKLLSFTNCKDLETWNVITQSHMQLEFQKRFSNLDIRMLIIKSHVLDTKNFQKWDWALITLMMKAPLRNAKLFDEVVKTTKFYKRLLSFFRPFKYRFSALKRTAYNQRYVEAGCEIFRSLLSNAAGVQYLSHNKLLPQIAECLAQIDPYSGITANEALFSNRKLETTLSSSFFKFIGILSGDTNGIKMMEQWWMFDMMYHITDASTGREDLVRILLKELQYGMPGHSRVLLDKVASTGSVPCRIQATQILGKILNRGEGDSNFACRTLVDQLCDTEEKVCNEAIRALTKFAKDEESINMLISYRPSLDGLGRNGQQLMEAIFSTPVGFQYLQSQLNFVETEMEAWTEVKNKVYVAEVEAFIARRLMDTSGEACRIPYHFFGSVSKTVEGIRLLENTGTFTTLVGVVVSYLEILNNDGEEEFYAESNSDDLATSLVELKAAFWAVGHIGSTEYGITLLETAGLTDNIADIALRTKNSSIKGTCYFVLGLLSGTDQGAEILDDLGWKTVHSSLGRGTQVCLPKDFERFFQSKRELEGENEESLEKKVFGKDRSLLKIPPESSTIIFQNIMSEYFIDTSSASGKPSSPLSGNSCPQDYLLIYQIYENLNLVLVSQGKAYRNLNRSKKRHPQLFSSEPAVLRLIFEVLSLYRVKTPVRRYILTELIDFCPMMENLFKLEKRRMKRERVTPSSPAQTLPPLPMPRSTISGSPIPQRLRHHTTPTPMNPDDEKIAPSLISRTPSSNGSGLSTNSVNMSRNRPLFTSIYRGVRRKTFSGLEEKK; encoded by the coding sequence ATGCCTTCAGTGAATAATTCTGCATATTCCCTTAGAGATGATCAGGATAAGTTCAACAGGGAGCATGCATTGCCTGTCAAAAAAGTTCGAGTCAACACAGATGATAATGTGATAATAGAGTCAAGCTTGGATAGGAATGATATGGAATCACTAGGATCGGATTTGGATCAAGAGGCAAATAACAATGATATATCCGGTGATATATCATCCGGAGAAGTTACAGGAAATGTTGTGAATAATGACACTATCAATGATAAGCAAGAACAAGCTccaggagaagaagaggaaaacaCTGGttcaaaaaaggaaaaaccACATATTATAAGGCAATTGTCcgccaaaagaaaaagaagtcAAACGTTACCGTCTAATGTGATCTctgaaaagagaaatataGCATTTTTACATTCCAATTCATTTCAAACCCTCGATGAAGGGGAACTTGATGGACAGGCCGAAACTGATAACATTTTATCAGACGATGGATCGGAAGAAGCGGAATCAAGCAGAAGCCCATCATGGGTGTTAACAGAAATGTTACATAGAATTGGAGACAAAGATTATCCCGACAAATTATTGGTGAAAAGCTCGAACGAGTTAGTGACTTTGCTTGGAAAGCACAAGCATCTGAGACAAGACTTAGTTCTACAGACTCTAGTTAACAAGCTCCAAAACCTTCTATTGAAGGAAAACCAGCTTGTGGTAGCAAGTGGATACCGGCTCTTACGCAGTGTGATACATGGCCATGGATCCTTTCGCTTTTTCAGGTGCTTAAACCTCCAGTTTTTTATTGTCTATTCGCTTGCTAAAGATGTGAAAAATACGGTCGAACGTCTCGAAGCTCTAAAATTAGTACGACAATTTATTGATACCGAAGGTGGAACGGAACTTTTGGATTTAGGTACCGTCAATGCCATTGTGGCAGTAGCGGAAACGCCAGAGGATCCTTTAAGAAATCTTGCACTTGAGACTATATGTGAAATCTCTGTTCTTTATCCGGAAATTGCCTACAAAGGTCAAGGAATTAGACTTCTTGTTCAAGCAGTAGTGGAAGGATCAAGTTCGATTACACCTCTTTGTATTACAGCGTTATTAAAACTACTAGAACTGCCATCCTCTAGAAAATTCGTTCTTGAAGAGCAATTCATTCAGAAGCTGATATCTCCGTTTATGAGTATTGTCAGAGTCAAGATCGAGCGTTTACAACTACTAGCATACGCGATAACGTGCACTTTAAAAACATGGCCTGGAATTATTGCCTTTTCAAAGGATAACTTTTCATCCTTAAGACAACTTGTGGACTGTTTGACGGTTGATGCACCTGCCATAAAAGTGATTATTCTTCATATCTTCTTTGATATATTTCGCATCAGGCATTTTCCATGGATTGCCATGGATGGAGGATATTTAACTAGCAATAGTTCTGTGATGAGGCTTCCACGTACAATAATGATCGCACATCCAAAGGCAACATACATTTCAAAGGATCTCTATGAAAAAGACGTCCCATTAGTTAGCCATTTCACATCacttttaatttatttaagCTTTAGATGTGGACTTTGGGATAGACTTACAGAGCAATTTAACGAGACCAAAGACTTGAAGCTCAGCAAGAAAATCGTTTTTCTAATGAGTGAGATGACATATTTACAGATGAACCTTATACCGAAAGAACTTGAATTTAGTGTATCACCCTCTTTTCGATTGAATGAACTTCTTGAGGCAAGTATAAGGAAATATCATCGTAGAGGAAATATTCCAAGCTCATTCAGGCAAAAAACGCTTTCCCGTTTGAGATCGGAAGTTGTGCCGACATCGGCTGTGAAACTTCTCTCATTTACTAATTGTAAGGATCTTGAAACATGGAATGTTATCACACAGAGCCACATGCAGCTGGAATTTCAGAAGAGATTTAGCAATCTTGATATAAGAATGCTGATAATAAAATCACATGTTCTAGATACGaagaattttcaaaaatgggACTGGGCCCTGATAactctgatgatgaaagcTCCACTTCGTAATGCCAAGTTGTTTGACGAAGTGGTTAAGACCACCAAGTTTTACAAGCGTctactttcatttttcaggCCATTCAAATACAGGTTTTCAGCCCTAAAGCGTACCGCATACAATCAGCGGTATGTTGAAGCAGGATGTGAAATTTTTAGAAGCCTTCTTTCAAATGCCGCTGGAGTACAGTATCTCAGCCACAATAAGTTGCTTCCTCAAATTGCAGAATGTTTGGCACAGATTGATCCGTATAGTGGAATTACGGCGAACGAAGCCCTTTTCTCGAACAGGAAACTCGAGACTACATTGAGTTCAtcattcttcaaatttattgGCATCCTTTCCGGGGATACTAATGGAATCAAGATGATGGAACAGTGGTGGATGTTTGATATGATGTACCACATAACAGATGCTAGTACAGGCCGAGAGGATTTGGTGAGAATTCTTTTGAAGGAGTTGCAATATGGCATGCCAGGACACAGCAGAGTGCTTTTGGATAAGGTTGCCAGTACTGGAAGTGTGCCATGCCGAATTCAAGCAACTCAAATACTGGGGAAGATTTTGAATCGGGGAGAAGGTGATTCTAACTTCGCGTGCCGAACTCTTGTCGATCAACTCTGTGATACGGAAGAGAAGGTTTGCAATGAGGCAATTAGAGCATTGACAAAATTtgcaaaagatgaagaaagcattAACATGTTGATCTCGTACCGGCCGTCATTGGATGGCCTGGGAAGAAATGGTCAGCAGTTGATGGAAGCTATCTTTTCGACTCCGGTCGGATTTCAGTACTTGCAGAGTCAGTTGAACTTCGTTGAGACAGAAATGGAGGCATGGACAgaggtgaaaaataaagtttaTGTCGCAGAGGTTGAGGCATTCATTGCTCGAAGATTAATGGACACAAGTGGTGAAGCATGCCGGATACCGTATCACTTCTTTGGATCAGTTTCTAAAACGGTGGAAGGTATCAGACTGCTTGAAAACACAGGAACATTTACAACATTGGTTGGGGTTGTAGTCAGTTATTTAGAAATTCTTAACAACGATGGAGAGGAGGAATTTTACGCTGAATCGAACAGTGATGATTTAGCCACGAGCCTTGTTGAGTTGAAAGCAGCGTTCTGGGCTGTTGGCCATATTGGATCCACCGAATATGGAATAACGTTATTAGAAACTGCCGGACTGACAGACAACATTGCCGACATAGCACTAAGGACGAAGAATTCATCAATTAAGGGCACCTGTTACTTTGTGCTTGGTCTTTTATCTGGGACAGATCAAGGGGCCGAAATTCTCGACGACCTTGGCTGGAAAACAGTGCATTCATCTCTTGGTAGGGGTACACAGGTTTGTCTTCCAAAGGACTTTGAACGATTCTTTCAATCAAAGCGAGAATTggaaggagaaaatgaGGAAAGTTTAGAGAAGAAGGTTTTTGGAAAGGACCGCTCCCTCCTCAAAATCCCTCCAGAATCATCCACAATCATATTTCAGAACATCATGTCCGAATATTTCATCGACACAAGCTCTGCCTCAGGAAAGCCATCAAGTCCTTTGAGTGGTAACTCGTGCCCTCAGGACTACTTGCTAATTTATCAAATCTATGAGAATCTGAATCTTGTACTTGTCAGTCAGGGTAAGGCATACCGCAACTTAAacagaagcaaaaagagaCACCCGCAGCTCTTCAGCTCGGAGCCGGCTGTGTTGAGATTAATATTCGAAGTTCTTAGTCTGTACAGGGTGAAAACTCCGGTTCGAAGATATATACTGACGGAGTTAATTGACTTCTGTCCAATGATGGAAAACCTTTTTAAACTCGAAAAACGACGCATGAAACGTGAACGAGTAACCCCTTCATCACCAGCACAAACACTGCCCCCTCTTCCAATGCCTAGAAGTACAATTTCCGGATCGCCAATTCCTCAAAGATTGAGACATCACACAACGCCTACTCCCATGAACccagatgatgaaaaaatcgCACCTTCTCTTATAAGTAGAACCCCTTCTTCTAACGGGAGTGGGTTATCAACAAACAGTGTTAATATGTCTCGAAACAGGCCATTATTCACCAGCATTTACAGGGGTGTGCGGAGAAAGACATTTTCGGGACTcgaagagaagaaataa
- the ADY2_1 gene encoding Accumulation of DYads, translated as MSKTKDVENQLSHDDNIGNYSPPAETLAEGSNQKEITRVRSDANYVYIGKRKYLRDELSNAFGGTLQPGLAPEATHKFANPAPLGLSAFALTTLVLSLVNCQARSVSTPNIVIGLAAFYGGLIQLLAGMWELSLENTFGGVALSSYGGFWMSYAAISIPWFNIAAAYESEVDLENAIGFYLLGWTLFTYGLCSCTLKSTVMFFALFFMLGNTFLLLTIGAFIQSTGATKAGGVLGVITAFIAWYNAYAGLATRQNSYITVKGRQLPKFGKKKKNIGEVV; from the coding sequence ATGTCGAAAACcaaagatgttgaaaacCAATTATCCCatgatgataatattggaaatTATTCTCCACCTGCCGAAACATTGGCAGAAGGTAGCAACCAAAAGGAGATCACGAGAGTTAGAAGTGACGCTAACTATGTTTACATaggtaaaagaaaatatcttCGTGATGAACTTAGCAATGCGTTTGGTGGTACTTTGCAACCAGGTTTAGCACCCGAGGCAACACACAAATTTGCCAACCCTGCACCTTTGGGACTTTCGGCTTTCGCATTGACAACTCTTGTGCTCTCCCTTGTGAACTGTCAAGCAAGAAGCGTTTCCACCCCCAACATTGTTATTGGCCTTGCCGCCTTTTATGGTGGTCTAATTCAATTACTAGCAGGAATGTGGGAACTATCGTTGGAAAATACATTCGGTGGTGTTgcattatcatcatatGGAGGATTCTGGATGAGCTATGCTGCTATTTCTATTCCATGGTTTAATATTGCCGCTGCATACGAATCTGAAGTGGATTTGGAGAATGCTATTggattttatttattggGCTGGACCCTATTCACGTACGGACTATGCTCGTGCACGCTCAAATCCACGGTCAtgttttttgctttgttttttatGCTAGGAAACACTTTCTTGTTACTCACAATTGGTGCATTTATTCAATCCACCGGTGCGACAAAAGCAGGCGGAGTTTTGGGAGTGATTACAGCATTTATTGCGTGGTACAATGCATATGCCGGTTTAGCCACCAGGCAGAATTCATATATAACTGTTAAAGGAAGGCAACTTCCtaaatttggaaagaaaaagaagaacatAGGAGAAGTTGTTTAA
- the ADY2_2 gene encoding Accumulation of DYads, producing MVKDEPHHINYDDHRIHFGNAGPMGLSAFALTTFVLSLVNCQARSVKTSNIVIGLAAFYGGLVQLLAGMWELINDHTFNALALSSYAGFWMSFAAISIPWFHIADAYASETELNQAIGLYLLGWMIFTYGLCLVTIKSTVMFFGLFFMLGNTFLLLAIGSFAESASTTKAGGVVGVITAFIAWYVAYAGVSNRSNSYLVVKPIPIPVFGHN from the coding sequence atggtgAAAGACGAACCACACCATATCAACTATGATGATCACAGAATTCATTTCGGTAATGCAGGGCCAATGGGATTAAGCGCTTTTGCACTTACTACCTTTGTCCTTTCATTGGTCAACTGCCAGGCAAGAAGTGTAAAGACCTCTAACATTGTTATAGGTCTTGCCGCCTTTTACGGTGGTCTAGTTCAGCTTCTTGCCGGAATGTGGGAGCTGATTAACGATCATACTTTTAACGCTCTTGCACTCTCATCATACGCCGGTTTCTGGATGAGTTTTGCCGCAATTTCTATTCCTTGGTTCCACATTGCTGATGCATACGCCTCCGAGACAGAATTGAACCAAGCTATTGGATTATACCTTCTTGGATGGATGATATTCACTTATGGACTCTGCTTGGTTACTATAAAATCAACGGTGATGTTCTTTGGTTTATTCTTTATGCTTGGAAACACATTTTTGTTGCTCGCAATTGGCTCGTTCGCTGAGTCAGCAAGTACAACTAAAGCTGGTGGTGTTGTTGGCGTTATTACTGCATTTATCGCATGGTATGTTGCGTATGCCGGTGTTTCTAACAGAAGCAATTCATATTTGGTTGTAAAACCAATTCCAATACCAGTTTTTGGTCATAATTAA